A single window of Candidatus Omnitrophota bacterium DNA harbors:
- a CDS encoding HDIG domain-containing protein — translation MKRISDSGKALYKNMRMASPANVLIFLILLALITAIFFIGEPSYKIKLAEGDISVNDVYAPYNFTYPGNIDEAKTNELKEKALTNFLPVYTMKPEYWAEKEKVLLAFFKDLDSAKKLAGDDENAKIEKLKKLSNTALENNLLLALLGGDPARLEEIGIKAFKGISSKVIADDNIIEELISNKKSEITVLNPKTGAEAKVPRTELYTKALIKPVIEKELVNSGINDEELRQALASVIASPLDSGIAYDKAGTETRRKAILEKIPPVYTQVLVKKNELIIGKGERVNAAHLVQLGQLAEKEKGHFKAAYSGGVAIILGLFVIILIVYLDSYRSKAFLKSKKIYLIFTVILLNIFLAKVIVISPLVLYIMPVATAAMLLTMLLDTGCAFMVAILLSVITGVIAGNKFDITVVSMIGSMTGIYFVRGIRKRSELLKAGVIVGLGQFLVICGLGLLTLLEVGVFLREGMWGFASGIISAAIVMLLLPVFEWLFGLTTNITLLELSDLNHPLLRRMVLEAPGTYHHSLVVGNLAEAASESIGANSLLARVGAYYHDIGKIEKAEYFSENETENKSHHEKLAPSMSALIITSHVKDGIEIAKKYKLDKTLIDFISQHHGTGLIYYFYQRALEKLENEETLREDGFRYSGPKPQTKEAAIVLLADSVEAASRALDDPTPARIKSLVQKVINNKFIDSQLDECDLTLKDMHKIAESFVRILTGIFHTRVEYPENGKAKTKSKNTK, via the coding sequence ATGAAAAGAATATCCGATAGCGGGAAGGCGTTATACAAAAATATGCGTATGGCAAGCCCCGCGAATGTCCTGATCTTTCTGATTTTATTAGCGCTCATAACTGCCATCTTTTTTATCGGCGAGCCGTCCTATAAGATAAAGCTGGCGGAAGGCGATATATCTGTCAATGATGTTTACGCGCCCTATAACTTTACTTACCCCGGAAACATTGACGAAGCCAAGACGAACGAATTAAAAGAGAAGGCGCTAACTAATTTCCTGCCCGTCTATACTATGAAGCCGGAATATTGGGCCGAAAAAGAAAAAGTCCTCCTGGCGTTTTTTAAGGACCTGGATTCGGCTAAAAAGCTTGCAGGCGACGATGAAAACGCCAAGATAGAAAAGCTGAAGAAGCTCTCAAATACGGCGCTTGAAAATAACCTTCTTTTGGCTCTTCTTGGGGGAGACCCCGCTCGCTTAGAGGAGATAGGCATAAAAGCGTTCAAAGGGATATCTTCTAAAGTCATCGCGGATGACAACATTATAGAAGAGCTCATATCAAACAAGAAATCCGAGATAACAGTTCTCAATCCAAAGACGGGCGCGGAGGCAAAAGTACCGCGTACCGAGTTATATACAAAAGCCCTGATAAAGCCCGTAATAGAAAAAGAGCTTGTAAATAGCGGCATCAATGATGAGGAATTGCGGCAGGCGCTTGCGAGCGTGATAGCAAGCCCGCTTGACTCAGGCATTGCCTATGACAAAGCCGGGACCGAGACGCGCCGCAAGGCAATACTCGAAAAGATTCCTCCCGTATATACACAGGTACTGGTAAAAAAGAATGAGCTCATAATCGGAAAAGGCGAGAGGGTCAATGCCGCGCATTTAGTACAGCTCGGCCAGCTGGCCGAGAAGGAAAAGGGGCATTTTAAGGCGGCGTATTCCGGCGGCGTAGCGATAATTTTAGGACTGTTTGTTATTATTTTGATCGTTTATCTCGATTCCTACCGCAGCAAGGCCTTTCTTAAAAGCAAAAAAATTTACCTGATATTTACGGTGATCCTCTTAAATATATTTTTGGCCAAGGTTATAGTAATATCCCCGTTGGTTTTATATATAATGCCCGTAGCAACCGCCGCCATGCTGCTTACGATGCTATTGGATACGGGCTGCGCCTTTATGGTAGCTATTTTGCTCAGCGTTATTACGGGTGTCATAGCCGGTAATAAATTTGACATAACGGTCGTATCAATGATAGGCAGTATGACAGGCATATATTTCGTGAGAGGAATACGCAAGCGTTCGGAACTCCTAAAGGCAGGAGTTATCGTAGGCCTTGGGCAGTTTCTGGTCATATGCGGGCTTGGGCTTTTAACTCTGCTTGAAGTGGGCGTATTTTTACGCGAGGGCATGTGGGGCTTTGCGAGCGGCATCATCTCAGCGGCTATCGTAATGCTGCTTCTTCCGGTATTTGAATGGCTTTTCGGGCTTACTACCAATATAACGCTTTTGGAATTGTCCGACTTAAACCACCCGCTTCTAAGGCGCATGGTGCTTGAGGCGCCGGGCACATATCACCACAGCCTTGTAGTCGGGAACCTTGCCGAAGCCGCCAGTGAGTCGATAGGCGCGAATTCATTATTGGCAAGGGTGGGCGCATATTACCACGACATAGGGAAGATAGAGAAGGCCGAGTACTTCAGTGAAAATGAGACGGAGAATAAGAGCCATCACGAAAAACTGGCGCCTTCCATGAGCGCCCTCATTATAACGAGCCATGTCAAAGACGGTATAGAGATCGCGAAAAAATACAAACTGGACAAGACCCTGATAGATTTTATATCCCAGCATCACGGGACCGGGCTCATTTACTATTTTTACCAGCGCGCGCTCGAAAAGCTGGAAAACGAAGAGACGCTGCGGGAAGATGGCTTCCGGTATAGCGGCCCCAAGCCGCAGACAAAAGAGGCCGCAATCGTCCTTTTGGCCGATTCCGTTGAGGCGGCAAGCCGGGCGCTCGATGACCCCACGCCCGCAAGAATAAAGAGCCTTGTCCAGAAGGTGATAAACAATAAATTTATAGACAGCCAGCTTGACGAATGCGACCTGACCCTTAAAGATATGCATAAGATAGCCGAGTCATTTGTGCGGATACTTACCGGCATATTCCACACGCGCGTGGAGTATCCGGAAAACGGCAAAGCCAAAACTAAGAGCAAGAATACAAAATAG
- a CDS encoding PhoH family protein, whose translation MVKQDLTLKNDSEAKLLFGPHDQNLKLIEKGIGVTLYARGLSIAIEGPKKEVDSATRLLNELLITIREGGQIKKHEVLYAIHAIKENKEEDVHSIYLDKIEVSAKRQFVFPRSKGQKEYVEAIKRNDIVFGVGPAGTGKTYLAMAMAVNALKKQLVSRIILARPAVEAGESLGFLPGDLYEKVTPYLRPLYDALYDMVEADKIRDYTERGIIEVVPLAYMRGRTLNNSFIILDEAQNSTSEQMKMFLTRLGFDSKTVITGDITQSDLPSHKESGLKQVINILKDIEGIRFVFLSGEDVVRHELVQEIIKAYERADSGKG comes from the coding sequence ATGGTAAAACAGGACCTAACCCTAAAGAATGACAGTGAGGCGAAACTTTTATTTGGCCCTCATGACCAGAACCTTAAGCTTATAGAAAAAGGGATAGGCGTTACTTTGTACGCAAGGGGCCTGAGTATCGCAATTGAAGGGCCAAAAAAAGAGGTAGATAGCGCCACGCGGCTTCTCAATGAACTTTTGATAACGATACGCGAAGGCGGCCAGATAAAAAAGCACGAAGTCCTTTACGCTATCCACGCGATAAAAGAGAATAAAGAAGAAGACGTCCATAGCATATATCTTGATAAGATAGAAGTCTCGGCGAAACGCCAATTTGTCTTTCCCCGAAGCAAAGGGCAGAAGGAGTATGTAGAGGCGATAAAGCGCAATGATATTGTCTTTGGCGTAGGACCGGCGGGCACAGGCAAGACATACCTGGCCATGGCAATGGCGGTGAACGCGCTTAAAAAGCAGCTCGTCAGTAGAATTATTCTGGCGCGGCCCGCGGTAGAGGCGGGAGAGAGCCTTGGGTTTCTACCCGGCGATCTATACGAGAAAGTGACGCCTTATCTCAGGCCGCTATATGACGCCCTTTACGATATGGTCGAGGCGGACAAGATACGCGATTATACGGAAAGGGGCATAATAGAGGTCGTGCCCCTCGCGTATATGAGGGGCAGGACGCTGAATAATTCTTTTATAATACTTGACGAAGCGCAAAATTCCACGTCCGAACAGATGAAGATGTTTTTGACAAGGCTCGGTTTTGATTCCAAGACGGTCATAACGGGCGACATAACGCAGAGCGACCTGCCAAGCCACAAGGAATCCGGCCTGAAACAGGTTATAAATATACTTAAGGACATAGAGGGCATAAGATTTGTGTTCCTGTCCGGAGAAGATGTCGTCAGGCACGAACTTGTGCAAGAGATCATAAAGGCGTACGAGCGAGCGGATAGCGGAAAGGGTTAA
- the aspS gene encoding aspartate--tRNA ligase, with the protein MFKRTHSCGELTEKDFGKKAALCGWVHTWRDHGGLVFIDLRDRDGMTQIVFNPEKNKEMHTESRKLRSEYVVAVKGIVEPRPKGTENNKLKTGKVEVAVEELKVLNTAEPPPFEISDDAKISEEVRLNYRYLDLRRPCMQRNLRIRHNTTKAMRDFLDENGFLEVETPILTKSTPEGARDYLVPSRLNPGKFYALPQSPQLFKQILMVAGYEKYFQIAKCFRDEDLRADRQPEFTQLDIEMSFVDVDDILALTEGLFKYVIKKVTGVNIKTPFPRLTYDEAMSRFGTDKPDTRFGMEISELRDIFEGTEFNIFKTALEPGGSIFGINVSGFASASRKDIDDLTAFAKDNGAKGLAYIKFTEAGAESPILKFVGQEKAALVQKKIGAQTGDLVLIVADAEKKTALEVLGALRLYLAKIRNIKKEEGFNILWVLDFPLLKYNKDEKKWDSEHHPFTSCRDEDIPYLDKEPGRPRAKAYDIVINGMELGSGSIRIHRKDMQEKMFNIIGLSKEEAEERFGFLLKAFEYGAPPHGGIAFGLDRLITIFTGTDTIRDVIAFPKTQKAVCLMTDAPSDVDERQLKELGMKIPKKENGKTGPNPKE; encoded by the coding sequence ATGTTTAAACGGACACATAGTTGCGGGGAATTGACTGAAAAGGATTTCGGGAAAAAGGCTGCGCTTTGCGGCTGGGTTCACACCTGGCGCGACCATGGCGGGCTTGTTTTTATAGATTTAAGGGATAGGGACGGGATGACGCAAATAGTGTTTAATCCCGAAAAGAATAAGGAAATGCATACGGAATCCAGGAAGCTGCGCTCGGAATATGTCGTAGCCGTCAAGGGCATTGTTGAGCCGCGGCCTAAAGGTACCGAGAATAATAAATTAAAGACCGGAAAGGTGGAAGTCGCGGTAGAGGAATTGAAAGTCCTGAATACCGCTGAACCGCCTCCTTTTGAGATATCCGACGACGCTAAGATTTCAGAGGAGGTAAGGCTCAACTACCGCTATCTTGACCTTAGGCGGCCTTGTATGCAGAGAAATCTCCGCATACGCCACAACACCACTAAAGCGATGAGGGACTTCCTTGACGAAAACGGTTTCCTTGAAGTAGAGACGCCCATACTGACTAAAAGCACGCCCGAAGGCGCGCGCGACTATCTTGTGCCCTCAAGGCTTAATCCCGGCAAATTCTATGCCCTGCCGCAATCGCCGCAGTTATTCAAACAGATCCTGATGGTCGCCGGATATGAAAAGTATTTTCAGATCGCGAAGTGTTTCAGAGATGAAGACCTGAGAGCCGACCGTCAGCCCGAATTTACCCAGCTGGATATAGAGATGTCCTTTGTGGATGTGGACGATATTTTGGCCCTTACGGAAGGCCTTTTTAAATATGTCATAAAAAAAGTGACGGGCGTGAATATTAAAACGCCGTTTCCAAGATTGACATACGATGAGGCCATGTCAAGATTCGGCACCGATAAGCCGGATACGCGTTTCGGCATGGAAATCTCGGAACTGAGGGACATATTTGAGGGGACTGAATTCAATATTTTTAAGACAGCCCTTGAGCCGGGCGGCAGCATATTCGGCATAAATGTAAGCGGCTTTGCCTCGGCATCGCGCAAAGACATAGACGACCTGACTGCTTTCGCCAAAGATAACGGCGCGAAGGGGCTCGCGTATATAAAATTTACGGAAGCGGGTGCCGAATCGCCCATCCTGAAATTTGTGGGCCAAGAGAAGGCCGCCCTGGTGCAGAAAAAAATCGGCGCCCAAACAGGCGACCTGGTCCTTATAGTCGCCGACGCCGAAAAAAAGACGGCGCTTGAGGTGCTGGGCGCTCTTCGGCTTTACCTTGCCAAGATCAGGAATATCAAAAAAGAAGAGGGTTTCAATATATTATGGGTCCTGGATTTTCCGCTTCTCAAGTATAATAAAGACGAAAAGAAGTGGGATAGCGAGCATCATCCGTTTACCTCATGCAGGGATGAGGATATTCCGTATCTTGATAAAGAGCCCGGCAGGCCGCGGGCAAAGGCGTACGATATCGTCATAAACGGTATGGAGCTCGGCAGCGGGTCCATAAGGATACATAGAAAAGATATGCAGGAGAAGATGTTTAATATAATAGGCCTATCAAAAGAAGAAGCGGAGGAGCGTTTTGGCTTTCTTCTGAAGGCCTTTGAATACGGCGCGCCGCCGCATGGCGGCATAGCGTTTGGCCTCGACAGGCTGATAACCATCTTTACCGGCACCGATACCATAAGAGATGTTATAGCATTTCCGAAGACCCAGAAGGCCGTATGCCTTATGACGGACGCTCCGTCAGATGTGGACGAGAGGCAGCTTAAAGAGCTGGGCATGAAGATACCCAAAAAAGAGAATGGTAAAACAGGACCTAACCCTAAAGAATGA
- the hisS gene encoding histidine--tRNA ligase, with protein MEKIQSLKGMSDILPPDVYLWQHVEEAVRRFLARYGYKEIRTPMLEESVLFNRSIGEETDIVNKEMYSFIDKGGRNIALRPEGTAPIVRSFIQHNIDLQDLVKLYYVGPMFRSERPQKGRSRQFHQIGVEAIGSSNPYVDAGMIVLMKELLLKIGISGFEVKLNSLGCSADKKKFAEALHKHFSREKSRLCDDCKVRLDKNVLRILDCKVESCRALVRNSPKAKDFLCESCVTHYTKVKELLTKHTPVEYKEDGNIVRGLDYYTGTVFEVSHTALGAQDAIAAGGRYDNLIEDFGGKKTGAIGFAIGMERLLMALPPLKREEILAERNKQLDLFAVTTSSAAHDEAYKAVEDLRSKEDIFCEINYDAGRSLKSQMNLANKKNARFVVIFGDEELKKGEVVLRNMKTAKQVTVRLDRIYEDLKRELKRA; from the coding sequence ATGGAAAAAATTCAGTCTTTAAAAGGCATGAGCGATATCCTGCCGCCGGATGTTTATTTATGGCAGCATGTGGAAGAGGCGGTGAGAAGATTTCTTGCCCGTTACGGTTATAAAGAGATCAGGACACCCATGCTTGAAGAGAGCGTTCTTTTCAACCGGAGCATAGGCGAGGAGACAGACATAGTAAACAAAGAGATGTATAGCTTTATTGACAAGGGAGGCAGAAACATTGCGCTTCGTCCGGAAGGCACGGCGCCGATAGTCCGCTCATTCATACAGCACAATATAGATCTGCAGGACCTAGTGAAATTGTATTATGTAGGGCCTATGTTCCGAAGCGAGCGGCCGCAAAAAGGAAGAAGCAGGCAGTTTCATCAGATAGGGGTAGAGGCGATAGGTTCTTCCAATCCCTATGTGGACGCCGGCATGATCGTTTTAATGAAAGAGCTTCTTTTAAAGATAGGTATAAGCGGCTTTGAAGTAAAACTCAATAGTTTAGGATGCTCTGCCGACAAGAAAAAATTTGCCGAAGCGCTGCATAAACATTTTTCGCGTGAAAAGAGCAGGTTATGCGATGATTGCAAAGTGCGCCTGGACAAGAACGTGCTGCGGATACTGGACTGTAAAGTCGAGTCCTGCAGAGCCCTTGTCAGAAACTCGCCCAAAGCAAAGGATTTTCTTTGCGAGAGCTGCGTGACGCACTATACAAAAGTAAAAGAGCTTCTCACCAAGCATACGCCTGTTGAATACAAGGAAGACGGAAATATTGTAAGAGGCCTGGATTATTACACCGGCACTGTTTTTGAGGTCAGCCATACCGCATTGGGCGCGCAGGACGCCATAGCGGCGGGCGGCAGGTATGACAATCTGATAGAAGATTTTGGCGGTAAAAAGACAGGCGCGATAGGATTTGCTATCGGCATGGAACGACTTTTAATGGCATTGCCCCCTCTTAAGCGCGAAGAGATATTAGCGGAAAGGAACAAGCAATTGGATCTATTTGCCGTAACGACAAGTTCCGCGGCGCATGACGAGGCATATAAGGCTGTAGAGGATTTGCGGAGTAAAGAGGACATATTCTGCGAGATAAATTATGACGCGGGCCGGTCCCTTAAGTCGCAGATGAATCTGGCAAATAAAAAGAATGCCAGATTCGTGGTGATTTTCGGAGATGAAGAACTGAAGAAAGGCGAAGTAGTGCTGCGCAATATGAAGACGGCGAAGCAGGTAACCGTGCGCTTAGATAGGATTTACGAAGACCTGAAGAGGGAATTAAAACGGGCATAA
- a CDS encoding integration host factor subunit beta: MTKKDIVVRISDEAGVKQTDVKKVVQKYLDYVIDSLAKGETVELRNFGVFKVKTRKGRMGRNPRTGEAVPIPSKKAVTFKPGLVMKQRVK; this comes from the coding sequence ATGACCAAAAAAGACATTGTAGTAAGAATTTCGGACGAGGCCGGTGTTAAGCAGACAGACGTGAAGAAGGTAGTCCAGAAATATCTAGACTATGTCATAGACAGCTTGGCAAAAGGCGAAACGGTCGAACTTAGAAATTTCGGAGTCTTCAAGGTAAAGACACGAAAAGGAAGGATGGGCCGGAATCCGCGTACGGGCGAAGCTGTGCCTATACCGTCCAAAAAGGCAGTTACATTCAAGCCCGGCCTTGTAATGAAACAACGGGTGAAATAA
- a CDS encoding DNA polymerase III subunit alpha, with protein sequence MKHSEFVHLHVHTQYSLLDGACLIPKLLEAAKTERMPALAITDHGNMFGAIEFYVQALGHGIKPLIGSEVYIAPDSRFEKSAHGIQEASFHLLLLAKDMEGYKNLMKLITAGYLEGFYYRPRIDKELLSQHSKGLVCLSACLKGEIPHLIKSQQIEQARNTAIFFKEIFGKDFYLELQDNLIKEQYTVNAALLEFSRQLDIPVVATNDVHYVKKEHARAHEALLALQTQTTLDDPGRMRMQTDEFYLKSPQEMARKFQTECPEALKNTLVVAEKCNLELDFKKTHLPHYKVPAGKKREEYLRELVWEGITKRYPAITDEIKTRIEHELSIIEKSGYTSYFLIAWDFVHYAKEKSIPVGPGRGSAAGSIVSYGLGITDIDPLKYDLLFERFLNPERVSLPDIDIDFCYEQRNEVIKYVVEKYSKDNVAQIITFGTMMAKGVIRDVGRVMGLAYNEVDKIAKMVPNDLNITLTQALKSSPELNSLYKTDPRVTQLIDISLALEGLTRHASTHAAGVVICEKPLTEFIPLFKMGEGQITTGYPMTSLEKIGLLKMDFLGLRTLTVIDEALKIIKKIRNIDIDIAAIPLDDEATYRLLANANSAGVFQLESSGMRDLLRKFNPEKFEDLIAILALFRPGPMGSGMLDDFIERKHGKIEIKYDHPSLEPILKDTYGIIVFQEQVMRIASTLAGFTLAQADSLRRAMSKKTPEIMTETRKHFLDGCVKKGINARTADKIFNLIEYFAGYGFNKSHSAAYAMISYRTAYLKANYPVEFMTALLTSEKDNTDKIALYIDEAERLGIKVLPPDVNESFSKFTVVSDKSPDQKYDKAICFGLSAVKNAGHHAIDSIITMREKEGEFKSLYHFCEHIDSRAVNRKVIESLIKCGAFDSFKLHRSQLVAILDKAMEVAGGIQKDRQNGQFSFFDTFENEDNFKKSFQDIPDIKEWPESQLLAFEKEMLGFYITKHPLARFEKILRIYGNANVMSLGTKRDGENIFIGGILNTVKLTTTKKTGERMAIAKLEDLTGIVEVLVFPRSYTKIGKHIKADNMLFINGRLSLREEEPKIIAEEATPIEEVQEKKTKALSIKLITSGLNKKALESLKLILSNHKGEIPAYIHFQTPANKRVALAIGADFRVKPSAELINEIEELLGAGSVSAQSA encoded by the coding sequence ATGAAACATTCAGAATTCGTCCACCTTCATGTCCACACTCAATACAGCCTTCTTGACGGCGCATGCCTTATACCGAAACTTTTAGAGGCCGCCAAGACAGAAAGAATGCCCGCACTCGCCATAACCGACCATGGCAATATGTTCGGCGCCATAGAATTCTATGTCCAGGCGTTAGGCCACGGAATAAAACCACTCATAGGCTCTGAAGTCTACATAGCGCCTGACAGCCGGTTCGAAAAATCGGCGCACGGCATTCAGGAAGCTTCTTTCCACCTGCTCCTTCTCGCCAAGGATATGGAAGGTTATAAAAATCTGATGAAGCTGATAACCGCCGGTTATCTGGAGGGCTTCTATTACCGGCCGAGGATCGATAAGGAATTGTTGAGCCAGCATTCAAAAGGCCTCGTTTGTTTATCGGCATGCCTTAAGGGCGAGATACCCCACCTGATAAAAAGCCAGCAGATTGAACAGGCAAGAAATACCGCAATATTTTTTAAGGAAATCTTCGGAAAAGATTTTTACCTGGAACTGCAGGACAACCTCATAAAAGAACAGTACACCGTTAATGCCGCGCTCCTTGAATTTTCGCGCCAGCTCGATATCCCTGTCGTCGCCACAAACGATGTCCATTACGTTAAGAAAGAACATGCCCGCGCGCACGAAGCGCTTTTAGCTTTACAGACGCAAACGACGCTTGATGATCCCGGCAGGATGCGGATGCAGACAGATGAGTTTTACTTAAAAAGCCCCCAGGAGATGGCGCGTAAATTCCAAACCGAGTGCCCCGAGGCCCTTAAGAATACTCTTGTTGTGGCGGAAAAATGCAACCTTGAGCTGGATTTCAAAAAGACACACCTGCCTCATTATAAAGTGCCTGCCGGCAAGAAGAGGGAAGAATACCTTCGCGAACTTGTATGGGAAGGCATCACGAAAAGATATCCGGCCATTACCGATGAGATCAAAACGAGAATCGAACACGAACTCAGTATAATAGAAAAGTCCGGGTATACCAGTTATTTTCTGATCGCCTGGGACTTTGTCCATTATGCGAAAGAGAAAAGTATTCCCGTAGGTCCGGGCAGGGGAAGCGCGGCGGGCAGTATAGTGAGTTACGGCCTCGGCATAACCGACATAGACCCGCTTAAATACGACCTGCTTTTTGAAAGGTTCCTTAATCCGGAGAGGGTAAGCCTGCCCGATATAGATATCGATTTTTGCTACGAGCAGCGGAATGAGGTAATAAAGTATGTCGTGGAAAAATACTCAAAGGACAATGTCGCCCAGATAATAACGTTTGGGACGATGATGGCCAAAGGTGTTATACGCGATGTTGGCAGGGTCATGGGCCTGGCTTACAATGAGGTCGACAAAATCGCGAAGATGGTACCCAACGACTTGAATATTACTCTCACACAGGCGCTTAAGTCTTCGCCGGAACTGAATAGCCTTTACAAGACGGATCCGCGCGTAACGCAGCTTATAGATATATCCCTCGCGCTGGAAGGGCTTACGCGCCATGCCTCTACACATGCCGCCGGTGTCGTAATTTGCGAAAAACCGCTTACCGAATTTATACCGTTATTTAAGATGGGTGAAGGCCAGATAACTACGGGCTATCCGATGACCTCGCTTGAGAAGATAGGCCTTCTTAAGATGGATTTTCTGGGGCTAAGGACTTTAACCGTCATTGACGAGGCGCTGAAAATAATAAAGAAGATAAGGAATATCGATATAGACATAGCCGCCATACCTCTCGATGATGAAGCAACGTACCGCCTCCTCGCGAATGCCAATTCCGCGGGCGTTTTTCAGTTAGAAAGCTCCGGCATGAGAGATCTTTTAAGGAAATTTAATCCGGAAAAGTTTGAGGACCTCATCGCTATACTCGCGCTTTTCAGGCCGGGTCCGATGGGGAGCGGCATGCTAGATGACTTCATAGAAAGGAAGCATGGGAAAATAGAGATAAAATATGACCATCCGAGCCTTGAACCTATTTTAAAGGATACCTACGGCATAATAGTCTTTCAGGAGCAGGTCATGAGGATCGCATCTACGCTGGCGGGTTTTACGCTTGCACAAGCCGATTCATTGAGGCGCGCCATGAGTAAAAAGACGCCCGAGATAATGACGGAGACGCGCAAGCACTTCCTCGACGGATGCGTAAAGAAGGGCATAAACGCCCGGACAGCGGATAAGATATTCAATCTGATAGAATATTTCGCGGGTTACGGCTTCAACAAGAGTCACTCAGCCGCGTACGCCATGATATCCTACAGGACCGCGTATCTCAAGGCGAATTATCCGGTAGAATTTATGACGGCGCTCCTTACTTCGGAAAAAGACAATACCGATAAAATTGCCCTCTATATTGACGAAGCCGAAAGGCTGGGCATAAAGGTGCTCCCGCCCGATGTTAACGAGAGTTTTTCAAAATTTACAGTTGTGAGCGATAAGAGCCCCGACCAAAAATATGACAAGGCGATATGTTTCGGCCTCTCGGCCGTAAAGAACGCCGGCCACCACGCGATAGATTCCATTATTACGATGAGAGAGAAGGAAGGCGAGTTTAAGTCGCTCTACCACTTCTGCGAGCATATAGATTCTCGCGCGGTTAATAGAAAAGTGATAGAAAGCCTTATAAAGTGCGGCGCCTTCGATTCGTTCAAGCTACACCGGTCCCAGCTCGTCGCTATACTCGATAAGGCCATGGAAGTGGCCGGAGGCATACAAAAAGACAGACAGAACGGCCAATTTTCATTTTTTGACACATTTGAAAATGAGGATAATTTCAAAAAGAGTTTTCAGGACATACCCGACATAAAGGAATGGCCGGAGAGCCAGCTCTTAGCCTTTGAAAAGGAGATGCTCGGTTTTTATATTACGAAACACCCCTTGGCCCGGTTCGAAAAGATACTGAGAATATACGGCAATGCCAATGTTATGAGCCTGGGCACTAAGCGCGACGGAGAAAATATCTTTATAGGCGGGATATTAAATACGGTAAAGCTAACCACCACCAAAAAGACGGGCGAGCGGATGGCGATAGCAAAGCTCGAAGACCTTACCGGCATAGTGGAGGTCCTTGTCTTTCCGAGATCTTATACCAAAATAGGAAAGCATATAAAAGCGGACAACATGCTGTTTATAAACGGCCGCCTCAGCTTACGCGAAGAAGAGCCGAAGATTATCGCGGAAGAGGCAACGCCTATTGAAGAAGTGCAGGAGAAGAAGACAAAAGCGCTATCCATAAAATTGATCACATCCGGCCTGAACAAAAAGGCCCTGGAGTCGCTTAAGCTGATACTTTCAAATCACAAAGGCGAAATACCGGCATATATACATTTTCAGACACCCGCCAATAAAAGAGTGGCGCTTGCGATAGGCGCAGATTTCAGGGTAAAACCCTCGGCAGAACTCATCAATGAAATAGAAGAGCTTCTGGGCGCGGGCAGCGTCAGCGCCCAAAGCGCTTGA